A section of the Carya illinoinensis cultivar Pawnee chromosome 12, C.illinoinensisPawnee_v1, whole genome shotgun sequence genome encodes:
- the LOC122289381 gene encoding uncharacterized mitochondrial protein AtMg00820-like: MAPPRSPIITRSSTNSLRPRIATDGTIPYPSRNCFITTATVPDDPSSYSTASKFPDWRKAMAQEYTALMKNRTWSLVSPVNISNVLGCKWVYKTKTNADGSFERRKARLVAKGFHQQSGVDYNETFSPVVKPTTVRLILSIAVT, encoded by the coding sequence ATGGCTCCTCCACGTTCTCCCATCATAACTCGCTCCTCCACCAACTCTCTCCGACCACGGATTGCCACTGATGGTACCATTCCCTATCCTTCTCGAAATTGTTTTATCACTACTGCTACTGTACCTGATGATCCTTCAAGCTACTCTACAGCCTCTAAGTTCCCAGATTGGCGTAAAGCCATGGCTCAAGAGTACACTGCTCTCATGAAAAACCGTACATGGAGTCTTGTTTCCCCTGTCAATATTTCTAACGTGCTTGGCTGCAAGTGGGtttacaaaaccaaaaccaatgcTGACGGTTCATTTGAGAGGAGAAAGGCACGGCTAGTGGCGAAAGGCTTTCACCAACAATCTGGGGTTGACTACAACGAGACCTTCAGTCCCGTCGTCAAGCCAACCACCGTACGCCTAATCTTGTCCATTGCTGTTACCTGA